The following are from one region of the Mangifera indica cultivar Alphonso chromosome 14, CATAS_Mindica_2.1, whole genome shotgun sequence genome:
- the LOC123196813 gene encoding uncharacterized protein LOC123196813, translated as MTFFFSNLGSCCRPTVLRQAAESNTSTTQMTLGGADDAGVHGPYNPKANKKPTSKSSAAHWRPRLLVISEDAVFKSDERKAQSEKKLSSKSRSAAMTRRFRRNDEYEYDSRKSCPSIMVPGFSPTPFMF; from the exons ATgaccttcttcttctctaatttGGGTTCGTGTTGTCGTCCGACGGTGCTACGTCAAGCAGCCGAATCAAACACCTCCACCACGCAGATGACGTTAGGAGGGGCTGATGATGCTGGAGTTCATGGGCCATATAATCCAAAGGCAAATAAGAAACCGACATCCAAGTCTTCTGCGGCTCATTGGAGACCGAGGCTCTTGGTTATATCAGAAGATGCCGTGTTTAAGAGTGATGAGAGAAAGGCTCAGTCTGAAAAGAAATTGTCAAGTAAAAGTAGATCAGCTGCTATGACTCGCCGTTTCCGTAGAAACGATGAGTATGAGTATGACTCCAG GAAAAGCTGTCCGTCGATTATGGTACCAGGGTTCTCTCCGACGCCGTTTATGTTCTGA